The Erigeron canadensis isolate Cc75 chromosome 4, C_canadensis_v1, whole genome shotgun sequence genome window below encodes:
- the LOC122597370 gene encoding 3-ketoacyl-CoA synthase 5-like, which produces MSAKIYFNHAPLLLITIIFVISIQAFKLSQSTNQLINNVSNFDHSLTLACLTIWIILTLYFLNKSQTIYLVDFACFKPSIVYRISSAAALEHAKIILASEPKSIAFGLKILERSGLGEETCLPQPLHYLPPNTTMMDARDESHLIIFSAMDSLLQKTGISPSEIDILIVNCSLFAPTPSLSAMVVNKYKMREDVMSYNLSGMGCSASLISIDFAKNLLQVHPESNAIVISTEILTPNSYKGKDRSMLLPNVLFRMGGAAILLTNKKSQRKHAKYKLLHAVRTHRGSNDKSYRCVSQEEDDEGHVGVKLNLDLLVVAEGALKANISVIGPLVLPITEQLLFALNFIKRKFLKVDTKPYIPNFKKVFDHFCIHAGGRLIIDELKKSFRLSEEDVEASRMTLHRFGNTSSSSLWYELGYIEAKRRMKKGDKIWQIGLGSGFKCNSAVWKCNRQIEPTKNDAWADCIHRYPVFQPKVVKF; this is translated from the coding sequence atgtcggcaaaaatttattttaaccatGCCCCTTTACTTCTCATAAccataatttttgttatttccATTCAAGCATTCAAACTATCACAATCAACAAATCAACTTATCAACAATGTCTCTAATTTCGATCATTCACTCACTTTGGCTTGTCTAACGATCTGGATAATTCTCACATTATACTTCTTGAACAAGTCACAAACAATCTACCTCGTTGACTTTGCTTGTTTCAAGCCATCTATAGTTTATAGAATATCCTCTGCGGCCGCACTTGAACATGCCAAAATCATCTTAGCCTCAGAGCCCAAGAGCATTGCCTTCGGGCTCAAGATTTTGGAAAGGTCAGGTTTAGGGGAGGAAACATGTTTACCACAGCCATTACATTATCTACCACCAAACACTACTATGATGGATGCTAGAGATGAGTctcatttgatcattttctcAGCTATGGACTCTTTGTTACAAAAAACAGGAATCAGCCCGTCAGAAATCGATATTCTGATTGTAAATTGTAGTCTTTTCGCACCAACTCCATCACTTTCGGCTATGGTGGTAAACAAGTATAAAATGCGAGAAGACGTTATGAGCTATAACTTGTCAGGAATGGGGTGCAGTGCAAGTTTAATATCTATAGATTTTGCTAAAAATCTACTTCAAGTCCACCCCGAATCCAATGCAATTGTGATAAGTACTGAAATACTTACACCAAATTCTTACAAAGGTAAAGATAGGTCAATGCTTCTTCCAAATGTTCTTTTTAGAATGGGAGGAGCAGCGATCCTCTTAACCAATAAAAAATCTCAACGTAAGCATGCAAAGTACAAACTTTTGCATGCGGTTCGGACCCATAGAGGATCCAATGACAAATCCTATCGTTGTGTCTCTCAAGAAGAAGACGACGAAGGACATGTCGGGGTTAAACTAAATTTAGACCTCTTGGTAGTCGCAGAAGGCGCTTTGAAGGCAAATATAAGTGTCATTGGCCCGTTGGTTCTTCCCATAACAGAGCAACTCTTGTTTGCGTTGAATTTCATAAAGAGAAAGTTTCTTAAGGTTGATACGAAACCTTACATTCCTAACTTCAAAAAGGTGTTCGATCATTTCTGTATTCATGCAGGTGGAAGGTTGATTATCGACGAGCTTAAGAAGAGCTTCAGGCTATCGGAGGAAGACGTGGAAGCGTCGAGGATGACGTTGCACCGGTTTGGAAACACGTCTTCGTCTTCATTGTGGTATGAGTTGGGTTATATTGAAGCGAAAAGGAGGATGAAAAAAGGAGATAAGATTTGGCAAATAGGACTTGGAAGTGGTTTTAAATGTAATAGTGCAGTTTGGAAATGTAACAGACAAATTGAACCTACAAAAAATGATGCATGGGCTGATTGCATCCATAGGTACCCTGTCTTCCAGCCAAAAGTTGTGAAGTTTTAA
- the LOC122597371 gene encoding 3-ketoacyl-CoA synthase 5-like, translating to MSAKPYFLLLLVTTIFFISIQAFKLSQSPYQLLNNVSNFDHSLTLAFLTILTLTLYFLNKPTRTIYLVDFACFKPSIVHRISSAAGLEHCRIILASEPKSIAFGLKVYERSGLGEETCIPQPLHYLPPNTTMMDARYESHLVLFSAMDSLIQKTGINPSEIDILIVNCSLFAPNPSLSAMVVNRYKMREDVMSYNLSGMGCSASLISVDFAKNLLQVHPESNAVVISTEILTPNTYQGKHRSMLLPNLLFRMGSVAILLTNKKSQHKHAKYHLLHAVRTHMGSDDKSYSCISQEEDDEGHVGVKLNLDLLVVAEGALKANISVIGPLVLPISEQVLFVMNLIKRKFLKVDTKPYIPDFKKVFDHFCIHAGGRLIIDELKKSFRLSEEDMEASRMTLHRFGNTSSSSLWYELGYIEAKGRMKKGDRIWQIGLGSGFKCNSAVWKCNRQIEPAKNDAWADCIHRYPVFQPEVVKF from the coding sequence ATGTCTGCAAAACCTTATTTCCTTTTACTACTCGTAACCACAATCTTTTTTATCTCCATTCAAGCATTCAAACTATCACAATCTCCATATCAACTTCTTAACAATGTTTCTAATTTCGATCATTCACTCACTTTGGCTTTTCTAACCATATTGACTCTCACATTATATTTCTTGAACAAGCCTACTCGAACAATCTACCTCGTCGACTTTGCTTGTTTCAAGCCGTCTATAGTCCACAGGATATCCTCTGCTGCCGGGCTTGAACATTGCCGAATCATCTTAGCCTCAGAGCCTAAGAGCATTGCTTTCGGGCTTAAGGTCTACGAAAGATCTGGTTTGGGGGAGGAAACATGTATACCACAGCCATTACATTATCTACCACCAAACACTACTATGATGGATGCTAGATATGAGTCTCATTTGGTCCTTTTCTCAGCCATGGACTCTTTAATACAAAAAACCGGTATCAACCCATCAGAAATCGATATCCTGATCGTAAATTGTAGTCTGTTTGCACCAAATCCATCTCTTTCAGCCATGGTCGTAAACAGGTATAAAATGCGAGAAGACGTTATGAGCTATAACTTATCAGGAATGGGGTGCAGTGCAAGTTTAATATCTGTAGATTTTGCCAAAAATCTACTTCAAGTCCACCCCGAATCCAATGCAGTTGTGATAAGTACTGAAATACTGACCCCAAATACTTACCAAGGTAAACATAGGTCAATGCTTCTTCCAAACCTTCTTTTCAGAATGGGGAGTGTAGCGATCCTCTTAACTAATAAGAAATCTCAACACAAGCATGCAAAGTACCATCTTTTGCATGCGGTCCGAACCCATATGGGATCAGACGATAAATCCTATAGTTGTATCTCCCAAGAAGAAGACGATGAAGGACACGTCGGTGTTAAGCTGAATCTAGATCTCTTGGTAGTCGCAGAAGGCGCTTTGAAGGCAAATATCAGTGTCATTGGGCCGTTGGTTCTTCCGATATCAGAGCAAGTCTTGTTTGTCATGAATCTCATAAAGAGAAAGTTTCTTAAGGTTGATACGAAACCTTACATTCCTGACTTCAAAAAGGTGTTCGATCATTTCTGTATTCATGCAGGTGGAAGGTTGATTATCGACGAGCTTAAGAAGAGCTTCAGGCTATCCGAGGAAGACATGGAAGCGTCGAGGATGACGTTGCATCGGTTTGGAAACACGTCTTCGTCTTCATTGTGGTATGAATTAGGTTACATTGAAGCAAAAGGGAGAATGAAGAAAGGAGATAGGATTTGGCAAATAGGACTTGGAAGTGGTTTTAAATGTAATAGTGCAGTTTGGAAATGTAACAGACAAATTGAACCTGCAAAAAATGATGCATGGGCTGATTGCATCCATAGGTACCCTGTCTTCCAGCCAGAAGTTGTCAAGTTCTAA
- the LOC122597373 gene encoding uncharacterized protein LOC122597373, translating to MTTGESSATRDQNIALQCPKLTETNYTTWAIMMETIMKAYGIWETIVAKEGETTSENKENTSKAMIFQTLPQDVLMQVAQYSTSKEVWDSIEVEYLRADLVQKAQLQTLRSELETLRMKVNENVSDFGGKLSSIKAKFKGLGETLEDKTLVRKLLNSAPKKFLPIVMSIEQCQDLDKMTFEDAVGRLIAFEERLKSQDEHEENHQDKLLMASSSNQRNGRGRGKKFNKGERNVNNGERGRGRDKQQGGRDKKDMKCYNCNNYGHLAYECTKWKEKDKNEESLIAYYSDDDPKLL from the coding sequence ATGACAACTGGAGAATCATCCGCTACACGTGACCAAAACATAGCACTTCAATGCCCGAAATTGACTGAAACGAACTACACGACATGGGCAATTATGATGGAGACGATAATGAAGGCATATGGTATTTGGGAAACGATAGTTGCAAAAGAAGGAGAAACAACAAGTGAGAATAAAGAAAACACATCGAAGGCAATGATCTTTCAAACATTGCCACAAGATGTATTAATGCAAGTTGCTCAATACTCgacttcaaaggaagtatgggattcGATTGAAGTCGAGTATTTAAGAGCCGACCTAGTTCAAAAGGCACAACTACAAACCTTGAGGAGTGAACTAGAGACATTAAGGATGAAAGTGAATGAAAATGTAAGTGATTTTGGAGGAAAGTTAAGTAGTATAAAAGCCAAGTTTAAAGGCCTTGGTGAAACTTTGGAAGATAAGACGCTTGTAAGGAAACTACTTAACTCTGCTCCAAAGAAGTTTCTACCTATTGTGATGTCCATTGAACAATGTCAAGATTTAGACAAGATGACATTTGAAGATGCCGTTGGAAGACTAATTGCTTTCGAGGAACGACTCAAAAGCCAAGATGAACATGAAGAAAATCATCAAGACAAACTTTTAATGGCAAGTTCAAGCAATCAAAGAAATGGTAGAGGACGGggaaaaaaattcaataaaggAGAAAGAAACGTTAACAATGGAGAAAGAGGTCGAGGAAGAGACAAACAACAAGGAGGACGAGACAAGAAAGACATGAAATGCTACAACTGCAACAACTATGGACACCTTGCATATGAGTGCACcaaatggaaagaaaaagacAAGAATGAAGAATCTCTTATCGCTTACTACTCCGATGATGACCCAAAGTTACTTTGA
- the LOC122597852 gene encoding 3-ketoacyl-CoA synthase 5-like, with translation MMLRFAGKCIHYLTNDVPELVHIRAIFVISILVFKQSFFPHHQLLTNLSFNHLLILAFLTILIILTLYSFNKPRAIYLVDFACFKPSFVYRVPFATLTEHARITLTSEPKSIAFGLKILERSGLGEETCVPEPLHYLPPDPNMMDARNESYLVIFSAMDSLLQQTGINPSEIDILILNCSLFAPTPSLSAMIVNKYNMRDNIKSYNLSGMGCSAGLISLDLAKFLLRVHPNSSVVLISTEILTKDPYKGKDRSMLLPNVLFRMGGAAILLTNKKSFHKYAKYHLLHVVRTHKGSNDKSYRCVSLEEDNEGHSGVRLNLDLLAVAEASLKSNIVTIGPLVLPASEQLLFVFNLLGRKFLKLDRKPYIPDFKKAFDHFCIHAGGRLIIDEIQKSLRLSDEHVEASRMTLHRFGNTSSSSLWYELGYIEAKGRMKKGDRVWQIGFGSGFKCNSAVWECNKDIQPTKNGAWADCIHKYPVFQPEVVKF, from the coding sequence ATGATGTTAAGATTTGCGGGAAAATGTATTCATTATCTCACCAACGATGTCCCTGAACTTGTTCATATAAGAGCAATATTTGTAATCTCCATTCTAGTATTCAAACAGTCCTTTTTTCCACATCATCAACTTCTTACTAATCTTTCTTTCAATCACTTGCTCATTTTGGCCTTTTTAACCATCTTGATTATCCTCACACTATATTCCTTCAACAAGCCTCGAGCAATCTACCTCGTCGACTTTGCTTGTTTCAAGCCATCTTTTGTTTACCGGGTACCATTTGCCACGTTGACAGAACATGCCCGAATTACCTTAACCTCAGAGCCCAAGAGCATCGCCTTCGGACTTAAGATCTTAGAAAGGTCTGGTTTGGGTGAAGAAACGTGTGTACCAGAGCCGTTACACTATTTGCCACCAGACCCTAACATGATGGATGCTAGAAATGAGTCTTATTTGGTCATTTTCTCTGCTATGGACTCTTTGTTACAACAAACTGGGATTAACCCATCAGAAATCgatattttgatattaaattgTAGTCTCTTTGCACCAACTCCATCACTTTCGGCTATGATAGTTAACAAGTATAACATGAGAGATAACATTAAGAGTTATAACTTGTCCGGAATGGGATGTAGCGCGGGTTTAATATCTCTAGATTTAGCGAAATTCCTACTCCGGGTCCACCCTAACTCGAGTGTAGTTTTGATAAGTACCGAAATACTTACCAAAGATCCTTACAAGGGTAAAGATAGATCAATGCTTCTTCCAAATGTTCTTTTCAGAATGGGAGGTGCAGCAATCCTCTTAACCAATAAAAAGTCATTTCATAAATATGCAAAGTACCATCTTTTACATGTGGTTCGGACCCATAAAGGGTCAAACGATAAATCCTACCGTTGTGTCTCACTAGAAGAAGACAATGAAGGACATAGCGGGGTTAGGCTAAATCTGGATCTTCTTGCAGTCGCAGAAGCATCTTTGAAGTCAAACATCGTCACCATTGGACCATTGGTTCTGCCAGCATCAGAGCAACtcttgtttgttttcaatcTATTAGGAAGAAAGTTTCTTAAGCTTGATAGGAAACCATACATTCCTGACTTCAAGAAGGCTTTCGATCATTTCTGTATTCACGCCGGTGGAAGGTTGATTATCGACGAGATTCAAAAGAGTCTAAGGTTATCGGATGAGCACGTTGAAGCATCAAGGATGACGTTGCACCGGTTTGGGAACACATCTTCGTCTTCATTGTGGTATGAATTGGGTTATATTGAAGCGAAAGGGAGAATGAAGAAAGGAGATAGAGTTTGGCAAATTGGATTTGGAAGTGGATTCAAATGTAACAGTGCAGTTTGGGAATGCAACAAAGATATTCAACCAACAAAAAATGGTGCATGGGCTGATTGCATCCACAAGTACCCTGTATTCCAGCCAGAAGTTGTCAAGTTCTAA